The Prunus dulcis chromosome 5, ALMONDv2, whole genome shotgun sequence genomic sequence CCATGCATGCCTTTTCATTTACCAAATATTAAGATTGCAGTTGTGCAAAATATCTGTGTCAGTAAAATGTCATTCGTAGCCGTCTATGATGTCAGTAATCAttccactatataatatatattatacatttatatataaaacggTTTATGACAGCACAAACACCAGACAAAATAGATTAAAACCCAACATTTAAACAACATTTGTACAACGTAGCCAGCCAACCTAGAACTGAAGAGAAGCAAGTCCACAATGCATAAAAACCGTAAAAACATACTACAACTAATTATAAGGGTATGGATTCCCTGGCACAACATACACACGCATCACCttgaaccaaaaaatactCTCACGGTGCCATTTGCATCGATTGCAACAAGTCCAGAAGGCAGGATTTATCTTTTCTTCAGTAGGCCAGCCTTGAATAACAAAACACCATTCATTGTTGTTACAAGCGCTGCAGTGATTGAACTTAATCTTCCCATAGTAAAACATATCTACGATATGTCTTGCAACAGAGAAAACTCGGCTTAATCTTCGTCTCAAAGCATCCCTGGTTCCTTTCATATCAATGTTGTTACGTTGATTCAAAGAACACAAGAATTCTAATGCATCCTCTTTTGACTGACCAATTCCGGACATGCCAAGTAGTCCAACTAGATATGCCGCTTCCATATGGCCTGCCGTGGCTGCAATGCGCATCCCATACAACGCTTCCACGTTACCCTGCCTGAAAAAAACTTCGAATGCTTCTCTAAATATCGACTCAGGGTTATCGCAAGCCCTGCATTGTTGCAAGAAATGCTGGACCGCAGGATTGGCATGGTCCCAGCTAGGATGGTCTGGGTACCTTGCCATTGAAATGGTGTTCCACACTTGTGGAGTGTTTGCCAAAGTATGGAACAATGGGCACACAGATGCCATATGGAAGAGATCTTCCGATGATTGGGTTGCCACGTATAACATCACTTTAAACCAAGCTAACTCCGGGATGAAGGCTTGGGGCATATCCAAATGGAGatgcttccttctctttcctccgaGTGTAGTGAAATGTTTCAAATTCATTGAAATGTTTTTGGAATGGAACGATTTGAGGAGTGGAAGAGGGGAGAAATGAGAATATatggggttttggttttgttttagcCTCTGTTTATAGTGTTTTGAAAAGGTGTTTCCACTTGGGGTTTTTCCAAGTTGACCatttttaaagaaactgaACCCAACACCCTAAAACTCAAgacaaaagaagggaaaacgtcatcaaaatgcaaagagaGTCAGacagtcaaaaagtcaattaaTAACCTATTTGCATAGCCATTTTTGGGATTTTCCCGCTATCAAATTCATTGatacaaatgtgatggattactGACTAGTCACAGAAGGTCCCATCatatactttttcattttcccacACCAAACTACCCCTAGTAATGTTATTAAAATGGAACCAATAATGATGGATTCTTATCCAACTAGTTGccttaatgaaatataaataaaataatatatttcaaGCAGTGTCCCctcaattttcatattaatatttggtagtgaaatattatattgctTTTCGGGGTAAAAGATGTCACAATTCTGACGGTACAGGTGTCCAGATCGTGACCAACCCACCCACACACAGAAAAGAAGGATATAATTCGATTTGggcagagatgagagagagctgagtgAGAAGTTTAGGGTTATGAGTGAAGGGGTATAACTGAGAACTATGAGTGAGAAGGTATGAGTCCGAAGAGGTTTCAGTGAGAAGATCTGAGTGAGAAGAGGTACAAGTGAGAAGATTCAACATGTCTTCGTCTTCATCTCCCGCTCAAACAAAGAGGTGTCAGTATTGTGGAGCTACAATGGTGCTTCGGGTTTCAAAATCAGATAAAAATCGAGGGAAGCCATTTTGGAAGTGTCTAACCTCCTATgtaagttttcatttcaagAATATGTATGTGGGTGAAAAAAAACCTATGTCTAACTCTGACAGAATTATTTTGCATATATGATGCCTGCAATTAGGGAGCCACCAGTTGCAATGGATTCGAATGGGTTGATGTAACCTCCGCTGAAGCAGAACATCAAGATGACACGTATGATGCTAGAGTGCTGAATATGCTGAAGTCCATTAAGGACTTGGTATtagttttattagttgtatcaattgtcatattatttgttcttttaatgaTCAATTAAGTGCACGGTTTCAAGGATTGTGAAAGTTCTCCCCAAAAAGACATGTTGCACGCACCACCAATGAGTTTTCAAAcccattttgtaatatttgttcTTGAAATAGGTGGATTGGCATTGAATTTAAACAAAagcatttatttgtttgaaacCCAGCAAAAACTTTCCAAGacttactttaaaaaaataaagtcatACGAAGACGATAAAATCACAATACAGGGCCAATACGATGCAATAACAAgacaatacatttttttttgaaaattgcaTAATTATTTAGTGTATATAGATTGTTTATTTGCGTATACTTaaagtttattgattgtttactgCATATAAATCGCatgatattgaatgtttattgaaggtttattgattttttactgCATGTATTTTGCATGTTATTACtccgatattgaatgtttattgaaagtttattgattgtttacatgtttattgaaggtttattgattattaaatccatgtatttcgcatgttattgaaccgatattgaatgtttattgaaggtttattgattgtttacatgtttattgattgttaactgcatgtatttcgcatgttattgaaccgatattgaatgtttattgaaggtttattgattgtttacatgtttattgattgttaactgcatgtatttcgcatgttattgaaccgatattcaatttttattgaaggtttattgattgtttgcTGCATGTATATCGAATGTTATTGCTCCAATATTGGATGTTTATTGGGGGCACAAGTACCACTCAAGTAAGATTTAAAGGGGGAAACGGaccttattctttcttttagtaGGAAGAACAACTgttaagtttaatttcctATTCAATACGACTTCCTTATGGTTGGTGTAATTGGGGACTGatgtatattgcatgtctattgtatgtatattgcatgtctattgtgtgtatattgcatatctattgtgtgtatattgttTGTCtgttgtgtgtatattgcttGTCTGTTGCTTGTGTATTGTTGTTTATTTCCTTCATAAGCAATAAACAATTAATATACATACAATAAATGTAAGATATACACGCAATAGAGAAGCAATATAGACGCAACAGACATGCAATATAGACGCACCAATATACATTACTTTTATGCTACTGAGCTGCCCaaaaccaataaaataaagaaaatcaacGAATTTATTAACCGATTATAAAGGAGAGAGGGATTCAAACCCGAGGGGCGGTACGGAACCAATAGGGAGTTTTTATAGCATTGCACCTGGGGACATTTTTTCATGTGTTTCTATAAAGAGGGCATGGTTGAATAAAACATTGGAGGCGAGGCCATAGCCGCTTATTCCCCTTACAGAATTACCTTATTAAGATGCAACCCATTGCGATTAAGTCAAGGCATGTTGAACGGCTTAAAGATTATGATATGATATTTGAAATGGTGGCTTGCATAAATGATGACATATCACTTTGCAATGATGTAATACACTTAAAAAGCCATCTTCAAATCCCAATTCACATATGCAGTCTTTAAATCCCAATTCAATGCAGTTTGGTTAAGGTTATGTAAATGTCGTGAAGGAGTTAGGCTAATATTACACAGAAGTTTGTTTCATTAAATCCAAAAATACTTTACACTCCATAGGCACATTCTATGTATGGGAATGACATGTGTCTAACTTCAAAAACTCATCTGCCTATCCATTTAGATTGCCTACGTGCAATAGATTTACAGATCCATTTACTTTTCTCCTCACCAAGCCTCAGCATCTCCATTtcagtttcttcatttttctgtcTATGCTTTGCATCCAACTCCATATACATTTAGCACAATATGAGAATAAACGTAGCGTAGTATCACACTAATCAAAATGAAAGCATGCATCCGCTATAATATTTGCCACTATTTTGGTTCTAATTGTTATTGTCCAATAACTTAAACCTCAAATTATGTACAAAAATACACTAAGATTGAGAAAGACGAAGAAGAATAGAGGAGCAGAGGGAGAATTCGAAAAGGACCCGTAGGTCTCTATTGTGTATTTACATGAGTTTGAAATTGGACATTCCCAAAACCTATTTAATCATCATGTACCTAAACCAAGTTCAATCAATATCATGGCATGTAAGCATCTCCCCGTGTTATCTCTGCAGCCAATTTCAACCGAAAAAAGGGCATGTTCTGCGAGGTGCAAGTAGCTAATGGAATCTCAGCGCTCAAAAGCTCAATGTACTTCAACACAAACATGCCACAATCGCCTctgaagcaaaacaagaacTCGATCAATTCAACTAATGACATTCTAACGTAATTGACAATTTaaagtaataaaattaaataaaaagttgtgcTTACTGATTAGACTGTTGTGGAACATCCACACGTTCTATTGGCCACGGACACCACCAATCTCGGCTGCAATTGTTTGCGTAAACACCTTCTTCATAAAAGTCGATGGTGTTGAGAAGATTTGGAATCGTAATTGAAAGCGGGGCGAGTTCTTCCTTTAAGATCTCATCTGGAATAAGTGAAACCTTTGAATCGTACACTTTGATTTCACACAAAACCAGATCAATCATTACAGCCACCCAATGCTTGTACTTCGTCAACATACAAGGGGCATACACCTTATATACGTTCTGCCAATCCATCCCACACGCCGGAACCTTGCCATTTACAACGTTCAGTAAACTGTTTCTAATTTTCCACCCAACctgctctttttttcttttattatccGCAAAGCAAGTATGAATGTGATTATGTGAAATAGAAAACAATCAATGGTTAAACACCTCCACAAAGCAAGTATGGataatttgtaattattaACAGCACTTGGTCAAGGCCTATGACAtaccataaaaaatacatcGGTCGTTGTCCAGTCCGATATTTCTACTTCCTCCAACTCTTGTTGTCGCTTCCGGATGAGATACAACCCCAAATCAATGTGCtgcaacatgtttttcttgtcaatctcataatctatgtacattaaaacaaatgcataatcaattaaacTTACATCTCCTTTCAGCCAACCATCAACTTTGACGAGGAAAGCGAAGAATTCAATCTCAGCTTCCACGTTGCCAAATTGCATCACCAAactatgaatataaaaaagttttagaacacaacaattaaaaaatatatacagtCATGCCTTCTATCTCAAAATACAAGGGACTTACTTTGGGTTATGGCGCCATTCCCAACAAAGTTTCAGCAAATTCACCAGATCATCATGCGGAATCGCCTTCATTGGGTCTAACATCTTCAGTCCGGTTGTCTGTGCCACAGTTTTTGGAACCAATTCACTGCCTTCAATGATCTTCCACATAGGAatgatcctcttccttttccgtAATTGGACCCCTTGTTCCACAGCTTTACCTTTATCATTCAACCAAACGTTCAACTGAGATAGTACAGCTGTAGGTTGATCCAAATCAATGTCCCCGATAGTAAACTCAACCTTTGTCCCCTCCGTGCTCTCGCCAATGTCACCCCCAAGCAACATaacttcattatcttctttctcacGTTGGTTTCTTGGCACTTTCTTTTCCtcacttctttgtcttttcacttcctggccctccatttttttcctttgcagtTCCTCTCCCTtactgctttttcttttcacttcctctcCCTCACAGCTCTTTCTTTGGGCTTCCTCTCCTTTgctactttttattttcacttgctctccttcacttcttttcctttgcccttcctctacctcacttggttttccttgcacttcacccccttcaatcccctcctcttccttttcctctccctcatttctattacttggcccttcacccccttcaatcccctcctcttccttttcctctccctcatttctattacttggcccttcacccccttcaatcccttcatctttcttttcctctccctcatttctgttacttggcccttcatcCCATTGAATGTCATCCATTTCCTCACTTCCCTTAAATAGATGTGAGATGACACAACGATTCGTCCTTTCTTTCAGTAAAGCTAGGTCCCTCCTTACTTCCTGCTCAAACTGAGGACCTAAACAGTGGTCCAAAAGTTTTTCCATCCGTATGACCTTTAACTCAAGGACGTCCTTTTCCCGCTTTACTTGAAACAACTCGGACCTCAACAAGCTTACCACCTTGTTCAACTCATCAAGATCAGCacatgaagaaggaattgactCTGCCGAGACAACAGTAGGGCGATCCTGTGGCCAACTCCAATATGGTTGTCTCATTTCCTCTTCACTCGGACATAGCGCCCGCAACTGAACCGACTGTTTCAGAATACAGACAAGAGTCATATTCAATCATTCTActtcataatttcattcaatcttataaatagttccaagggctgcaaaccaaacctctttgctctggaaaaaataattgttcaactttctcatctcGGGAACAGACGTAGTAGTTCTCCATCGCAAAATACTCGGGACAGCTGTCGGATCAACAACCTTGCAGTAATTCAGGTCCGCCATTCtaggaattaattcatatacccaaatctacacaattcacaggacaaaagtcattatttaagttttaaagaaaaaacaaaacataactgacatgaacattattaccatgtacctggaaagcatacgtgaaacctttaaaactccagccactcctttgcgcttcaccatgcttatccttcttgcccttctcatttctccgacttgttcccgttaccttacttttccccttccctcttccctcttcattttcaaagcttttcacatactttgttggtgcagaaaatagactgtcttgggttttgtcaaaggaCACCGAACCCCACGGATAACTGTTGAACGCATCCAAGTCCTCTACAAGGGTCAGgtaatttagattgatgttcaaatgtttgtcccttcccaaaaccactaactcagcaaagtaaacaagagctagcttgtagatgtcatcttcctctgtgcacctcaaaaatgcttcttctaaagcattgcatgtaattccttcgtctataaaatatcttttctgAAGTCTAATTTCATCACTCTCTTCACTGGAAACTTCAGGCACTTCCCCAAAACGAAGCCAtgtgatcaaacagaaatcctgacgAGTGAACTGAGCAACGTCACACCCTAATAAGAAACTCAGTCCATCCAAGTCTTTCACACCCTGCCCAGCTACTCTACGCAACACAGCCCCATGCACAATCTGCCCGCTAAACTGAAtcttatctatattcagaagatggccaaagcatgatgtcttgaattgttctaattgttcctcactcaacttcgctcgaattgcagctagagatgaatttgcatgtgagcagttgttcacccgtgacgaatatgcctctgactctggccataccagctccacgttggatcccatttcctgaaatacaatatgaaataacgtgaacacatatactaccacgtatttgcacaatcacaTTGGTATTTACACAActacactactacaaaaaagcaaaaagacgacggtaaatcaccatCGTGTATTCAgattttcaatggtcgtggaatccaccgtcatcttttccctcataaaccacgacgctaaatcaccgtcgttgttaaaatatacaacgtcatcaacaaatacaaaacgacgtctttgtactgcaaaagatctaaaaaagcagacgaggatgagaatagacgaccaactctctaaaaaaaccgtcgttaaaaagaaaaaatatgacacatattaacagaacaaggccgcaagatagacatacaacgacgaaaattaaaataagacgccgttaaatatcattttcacgacaataaaaaatatggcgtctttaaatacattagaagacgacgttattgattcctactacgtcgcctatataaacacagccgtcgtaaaataaattttccacttcgatttttctataaaagatggcgtggaaatagttgtcagtgtcattatttacgacgtatgtatttatagagtagacgttgaacaacgacacaacgtcggttacaaatatatgagagtcgtattacaaaatttatacgtcctattttcagaaacaaacaacgacgataaatattagacgttgttaaataaaataacgtcgaaaacaaataaaaacagacgtgtttagtctgctaaagttttaaaaaaatagtcgaggatgagaatagacgaccaactcaaacaaatcaccgtcgttaaaaaggaaaaatatgacacatattaaaagaaaaaggccgcaagatagataTACAACGACTACatctaaaacactacgccgttaaatataattttcacgacaagaaaaaatatgacgcctttaaatacatgagaagacgacgttattgaaatctactacatCTNNNNNNNNNNNNNNNNNNNNNNNNNNNNNNNNNNNNNNNNNNNNNNNNNNNNNNNNNNNNNNNNNNNNNNNNNNNNNNNNNNNNNNNNNNNNNNNNNNNNNNNNNNNNNNNNNNNNNNNNNNNNNNNNNNNNNNNNNNNNNNNNNNNNNNNNNNNNNNNNNNNNNNNNNNNNNNNNNNNNNNNNNNNNNNNNNNNNNNNNNNNNNNNNNNNNNNNNNNNNNNNNNNNNNNNNNNNNNNNNNNNNNNNNNNNNNNNNNNNNNNNNNNNNNNNNNNNNNNNNNNNNNNNNNNNNNNNNNNNNNNNNNNNNNNNNNNNNNNNNNNNNNNNNNNNNNNNNNNNNNNNNNNNNNNNNNNNNNNNNNNNNNNNNNNNNNNNNNNNNNNNNNNNNNNNNNNNNNNNNNNNNNNNNNNNNNNNNNNNNNNNNNNNNNNNNNNNNNNNNNNNNNNNNNNNNNNNNNNNNNNNNNNNNNNNNNNNNNNNNNNNNNNNNNNNNNNNNNNNNNNNNNNNNNNNNNNNNNNNNNNNNNNNNNNNNNNNNNNNNNNNNNNNNNNNNNNNNNNNNNNNNNNNNNNNNNNNNNNNNNNNNNNNNNNNNNNNNNNNNNNNNNNNNNNNNNNNNNNNNNNNNNNNNNNNNNNNNNNNNNNNNNNNNNNNNNNNNNNNNNNNNNNNNNNNNNNNNNNNNNNNNNNNNNNNNNNNNNNNNNNNNNNNNNNNNNNNNNNNNNNNNNNNNNNNNNNNNNNNNNNNNNNNNNNNNNNNNNNNNNNNNNNNNNNNNNNNNNNNNNNNNNNNNNNNNNNNNNNNNNNNNNNNNNNNNNNNNNNNNNNNNNNNNNNNNNNNNNNNNNNNNNNNNNNNNNNNNNNNNNNNNNNNNNNNNNNNNNNNNNNNNNNNNNNNNNNNNNNNNNNNNNNNNNNNNNNNNNNNNNNNNNNNNNNNNNNNNNNNNNNNNNNNNNNNNNNNNNNNNNNNNNNNNNNNNNNNNNNNNNNNNNNNNNNNNNNNNNNNNNNNNNNNNNNNNNNNNNNNNNNNNNNNNNNNNNNNNNNNNNNNNNNNNNNNNNNNNNNNNNNNNNNNNNNNNNNNNNNNNNNNNNNNNNNNNNNNNNNNNNNNNNNNNNNNNNNNNNNNNNNNNNNNNNNNNNNNNNNNNNNNNNNNNNNNNNNNNNNNNNNNNNNNNNNNNNNNNNNNNNNNNNNNNNNNNNNNNNNNNNNNNNNNNNNNNNNNNNNNNNNNNNNNNNNNNNNNNNNNNNNNNNNNNNNNNNNNNNNNNNNNNNNNNNNNNNNNNNNNNNNNNNNNNNNNNNNNNNNNNNNNNNNNNNNNNNNNNNNNNNNNNNNNNNNNNNNNNNNNNNNNNNNNNNNNNNNNNNNNNNNNNNNNNNNNNNNNNNNNNNNNNNNNNNNNNNNNNNNNNNNNNNNNNNNNNNNNNNNNNNNNNNNNNNNNNNNNNNNNNNNNNNNNNNNNNNNNNNNNNNNNNNNNNNNNNNNNNNNNNNNNNNNNNNNNNNNNNNNNNNNNNNNNNNNNNNNNNNNNNNNNNNNNNNNNNNNNNNNNNNNNNNNNNNNNNNNNNNNNNNNNNNNNNNNNNNNNNNNNNNNNNNNNNNNNNNNNNNNNNNNNNNNNNNNNNNNNNNNNNNNNNNNNNNNNNNNNNNNNNNNNNNNNNNNNNNNNNNNNNNNNNNNNNNNNNNNNNNNNNNNNNNNNNNNNNNNNNNNNNNNNNNNNNNNNNNNNNNNNNNNNNNNNNNNNNNNNNNNNNNNNNNNNNNNNNNNNNNNNNNNNNNNNNNNNNNNNNNNNNNNNNNNNNNNNNNNNNNNNNNNNNNNNNNNNNNNNNNNNNNNNNNNNNNNNNNNNNNNNNNNNNNNNNNNNNNNNNNNNNNNNNNNNNNNNNNNNNNNNNNNNNNNNNNNNNNNNNNNNNNNNNNNNNNNNNNNNNNNNNNNNNNNNNNNNNNNNNNNNNNNNNNNNNNNNNNNNNNNNNNNNNNNNNNNNNNNNNNNNNNNNNNNNNNNNNNNNNNNNNNNNNNNNNN encodes the following:
- the LOC117628938 gene encoding uncharacterized protein LOC117628938; amino-acid sequence: MPQAFIPELAWFKVMLYVATQSSEDLFHMASVCPLFHTLANTPQVWNTISMARYPDHPSWDHANPAVQHFLQQCRACDNPESIFREAFEVFFRQGNVEALYGMRIAATAGHMEAAYLVGLLGMSGIGQSKEDALEFLCSLNQRNNIDMKGTRDALRRRLSRVFSVARHIVDMFYYGKIKFNHCSACNNNEWCFVIQGWPTEEKINPAFWTCCNRCKWHRESIFWFKVMRVYVVPGNPYPYN